The following proteins are encoded in a genomic region of Syntrophotaleaceae bacterium:
- a CDS encoding penicillin-binding transpeptidase domain-containing protein — MRWSFGKMRKRANRQSNSLNRPNWRDYQNYHLGERKMPWSRRFKLPVVVIVGLILVGIFNLDGFFDDQTAENRQGTAQASSPSAIQKAPPAIHKESEEKTAPTVSWSSKNLTGKQAVRQLLAGIPVMGGLPAKSFQLPLERQMLQVQTSLDEDLQNYLLGKMDRENSRYIGIVVMEADTGRVLAMAGFDRNDPEANPCLRSEFPAASIFKIVTAASAVDAIGLTADSPLSFNGYKHTLYKKQLTDLVNRYTTTVSFKDAFAQSINPVFGKLGQLRLGKPLLQKSAEAFGFNEPLDFELPLDASRFSISDQPYNWAEVASGFNRNTTISPLHGALMATAVLNGGFMVSPSLVDQIVDGEGQAIYNRPTAALHQVMSAQASVVLGQMMETTISSGTGRKAFRGYDRDKVLSRLQIGGKTGSIDNSTHEVRFDWFVGFAQEKEGGKKLAIAVMVAHQDYIGTRSTQYARMAITRFFERDAMIAGAQKKTGRRDT, encoded by the coding sequence ATGAGATGGAGCTTCGGGAAGATGCGCAAGCGAGCCAACCGGCAAAGTAACTCCCTTAATCGTCCCAACTGGCGGGATTATCAGAACTATCATCTGGGCGAAAGGAAAATGCCCTGGTCGCGTCGGTTCAAGTTGCCCGTTGTGGTGATCGTCGGTTTGATTCTGGTCGGTATTTTCAATCTGGATGGGTTTTTTGACGATCAAACCGCCGAAAATCGGCAAGGGACGGCACAGGCTTCCTCTCCATCAGCCATTCAGAAAGCCCCCCCGGCCATTCATAAGGAATCAGAAGAGAAAACCGCACCGACCGTTTCCTGGTCATCCAAGAATCTGACGGGAAAACAGGCTGTCCGGCAACTGCTTGCCGGAATACCGGTGATGGGCGGCCTCCCCGCCAAAAGCTTCCAACTGCCTCTCGAACGGCAGATGTTGCAGGTACAAACCAGCCTTGACGAGGACCTGCAAAACTATCTGCTTGGCAAGATGGACCGGGAAAATTCCCGCTATATCGGGATTGTGGTGATGGAAGCGGACACTGGCCGGGTTCTTGCCATGGCCGGTTTCGACAGGAATGATCCGGAAGCCAATCCCTGCCTGCGCAGCGAGTTCCCTGCTGCCAGCATCTTCAAGATCGTGACCGCCGCATCTGCGGTGGATGCTATCGGTTTGACTGCCGACAGTCCCCTCAGTTTCAACGGTTACAAGCACACCCTTTACAAAAAACAGCTAACCGACCTGGTCAATCGCTATACCACGACGGTTTCCTTCAAGGACGCCTTCGCCCAGTCGATCAATCCTGTGTTCGGCAAGCTTGGTCAGTTGCGCCTGGGCAAACCCCTGCTGCAAAAATCGGCGGAAGCTTTCGGCTTCAATGAACCACTGGATTTCGAACTGCCCCTCGATGCCAGCCGATTTTCCATCAGCGATCAGCCCTATAACTGGGCCGAAGTTGCCAGCGGCTTCAACCGCAATACGACCATTTCGCCCCTGCATGGAGCCCTGATGGCGACGGCGGTACTAAACGGCGGTTTCATGGTGTCGCCCAGCCTGGTCGATCAGATTGTCGATGGCGAAGGACAGGCCATCTACAATCGCCCGACTGCGGCCCTCCACCAGGTCATGTCGGCCCAGGCTTCCGTCGTATTGGGTCAGATGATGGAAACCACCATCAGCTCCGGTACCGGACGCAAGGCTTTCAGAGGCTATGATCGGGACAAGGTTCTGTCCCGTCTGCAGATCGGCGGCAAAACCGGCAGCATTGACAACAGCACCCACGAAGTCCGCTTCGACTGGTTCGTTGGTTTCGCTCAGGAGAAGGAGGGCGGAAAAAAGCTGGCCATCGCTGTCATGGTCGCCCATCAGGATTATATCGGTACCCGTTCCACGCAGTATGCCCGCATGGCCATAACCCGCTTTTTCGAGAGGGACGCCATGATTGCGGGGGCCCAAAAGAAGACCGGCAGGCGGGATACCTAA
- the lipA gene encoding lipoyl synthase, with product MSRPDKQTIKTQKPKWLRRRLPSGPEYEKIRRLLTGRHLITVCQQALCPNQFECFAEGTATFMILGDRCTRQCGFCAVGHGPQGPPDPTEPDRVAEAVELLDLDYAVVTSVTRDDLDDGGAALFAATIRAIHERRPQTLVEVLIPDLRGQWLALAAILEAGPQVLNHNLETVPRLYPRVRPQADYLRSLELLSRARELAPHLAIKSGLMLGLGESLEELKQVWLDLKEAGCDILTMGQYLQPTAEHLEVERFVPPEEFEELRLQALAAGFAAVAAGPFVRSSYQAERLYRSVSRSWNRG from the coding sequence ATGTCCAGACCAGACAAGCAAACGATAAAAACACAAAAACCCAAATGGCTCCGCCGCCGCCTGCCCAGCGGGCCCGAATACGAGAAAATCCGTCGGCTGCTGACAGGCAGGCACCTCATCACCGTCTGCCAGCAGGCCCTCTGCCCGAATCAGTTCGAGTGCTTCGCCGAAGGTACTGCAACCTTCATGATTCTCGGCGACCGCTGCACCCGCCAATGCGGTTTCTGCGCCGTGGGCCATGGTCCCCAGGGTCCGCCCGACCCCACCGAACCGGACCGGGTTGCGGAGGCGGTCGAACTGCTGGACCTGGATTATGCCGTGGTGACCTCGGTAACCCGCGATGATCTGGATGACGGGGGAGCTGCCCTGTTCGCCGCCACCATCCGTGCTATTCACGAACGCCGGCCGCAAACCCTGGTGGAGGTGCTGATTCCCGATCTGCGCGGCCAATGGCTGGCCTTGGCTGCCATTCTCGAAGCCGGTCCCCAGGTGCTCAACCACAACCTGGAAACGGTGCCACGCCTCTATCCCCGGGTTCGTCCGCAGGCCGACTACCTGCGTTCTCTGGAACTTTTGAGCCGGGCACGGGAACTGGCTCCGCACCTGGCGATAAAATCGGGGCTCATGCTGGGATTGGGGGAATCGCTGGAAGAACTGAAGCAGGTCTGGCTCGACCTGAAAGAGGCGGGTTGCGACATTCTCACCATGGGGCAGTATCTGCAGCCCACGGCGGAGCACCTGGAGGTGGAGCGATTCGTACCGCCGGAAGAGTTCGAGGAACTCCGGCTGCAGGCCCTGGCTGCCGGTTTCGCCGCCGTGGCAGCCGGCCCTTTCGTCCGTAGTTCCTATCAGGCGGAGCGGCTTTACCGCAGTGTTTCGAGAAGCTGGAACAGAGGTTAG
- the lipB gene encoding lipoyl(octanoyl) transferase LipB — MRGRNPAVLLLVAGCWLLVKHYFFCQHLHKGLTVSALYCHLGLLAYQAAHDLQTSLVQRRRRGELDQDLFLITEHPPVFTLGRRGTRNHLLVSEAFLSHEGIRVVPIERGGDITYHGPGQLVLYPIIDLRQAGLSATGYVTKLEELMLRIAADWNITANRDPRNRGIWVGDKKLGSVGIAIRHGIAFHGLALNVNPSLTPFGWINPCGLSGVEMTSIAKETGQEATLAKVLSRLIHHLKDIFNRDFKETTKEPFVLAVPEVP; from the coding sequence GTGCGGGGACGCAACCCCGCGGTGTTGTTGCTGGTTGCTGGTTGCTGGTTGCTGGTTAAGCATTACTTTTTCTGCCAACATCTGCACAAAGGTCTTACAGTGTCAGCCCTCTATTGCCACCTGGGCCTGCTAGCGTACCAAGCAGCCCACGACCTTCAAACCTCTCTGGTTCAAAGACGCCGCCGTGGCGAACTGGATCAGGACCTGTTCCTGATCACCGAACACCCCCCGGTCTTCACCCTGGGCCGCCGAGGCACCCGCAATCACCTGCTGGTCTCAGAGGCATTCCTGTCGCATGAGGGAATAAGAGTTGTCCCCATCGAGCGGGGCGGCGACATCACCTATCACGGGCCCGGCCAACTGGTGCTCTATCCGATCATCGACCTGCGGCAGGCCGGACTCTCAGCAACCGGTTACGTCACCAAACTAGAGGAACTGATGCTGCGCATTGCAGCCGACTGGAACATCACAGCCAACCGGGATCCGCGCAATCGCGGCATCTGGGTCGGCGACAAAAAGCTGGGCAGCGTCGGCATCGCCATCCGCCACGGCATTGCCTTCCACGGCCTGGCCCTCAACGTCAACCCTTCCCTGACCCCTTTCGGCTGGATCAACCCCTGCGGCCTGAGCGGTGTGGAGATGACCTCCATCGCCAAAGAAACCGGGCAAGAGGCAACACTGGCGAAGGTGCTGAGCAGGCTGATCCATCATCTGAAAGATATTTTCAACCGCGATTTCAAGGAAACCACAAAGGAACCCTTCGTCCTTGCTGTCCCTGAAGTCCCATAG
- the gcvPB gene encoding aminomethyl-transferring glycine dehydrogenase subunit GcvPB: MKELPGKSGLVLNEPLLWEKGKKGRRGMSIPASDVPRASLDEKLLGEGPDFPDLSEVDVVRHYTRLSQWNFGIDSGMYPLGSCTMKYNPKINERQAATPELAAAHPLLDDSQVQGALRLMFELQEFLAAITGLPGVSLQPAAGAQGELAGILIFAAWHKSRGSKRSKILIPDTAHGTNPASAALCGYRPVPIKSGPQGILEPKAVADAMDEETAGIMLTNPNTLGLFETHIRKIADVVHGKGGLVYNDGANMNAVMGLIDPARCGVDVMHLNLHKTFSTPHGGGGPGAGPVCVTAELAEFLPAPRVIRDGELYRLEGARPESIGRLHAFHGNFSVLVRAYAYIRTMGAENLKKASQLAVLNANYLKERLRGVLHLPYDRPCMHECVFSDAWQRKHRVTTLDMAKRLIDLGFHPPTIYFPLVVPGAIMIEPTETESRDNLDLFVEAMQQIVREAEENPELLRQAPQKSKLGRLDETTAARRPRLCG; encoded by the coding sequence ATGAAGGAACTGCCGGGCAAAAGCGGTCTGGTTCTGAATGAACCCCTGCTGTGGGAAAAGGGCAAAAAGGGGCGCCGGGGCATGAGCATTCCCGCTTCCGACGTCCCCCGCGCCTCTCTGGATGAGAAACTCTTGGGAGAGGGCCCCGACTTCCCCGATCTCAGCGAAGTGGACGTGGTGCGCCACTACACCCGTCTGTCCCAATGGAATTTCGGCATCGACAGCGGCATGTATCCCCTCGGTTCCTGCACCATGAAGTACAACCCGAAGATCAACGAACGGCAGGCGGCCACCCCCGAGCTGGCGGCGGCTCATCCCCTGCTCGACGACAGCCAGGTCCAGGGCGCCTTGCGGCTGATGTTCGAGCTGCAGGAATTCCTTGCCGCCATCACCGGCCTGCCGGGTGTCTCCCTGCAGCCCGCAGCCGGCGCCCAGGGGGAACTGGCCGGTATCCTGATTTTTGCCGCCTGGCACAAAAGCCGCGGTTCCAAACGGTCCAAAATCCTCATCCCCGATACCGCCCACGGCACCAACCCGGCCAGTGCCGCCCTCTGCGGCTATCGTCCGGTGCCGATAAAATCGGGCCCCCAGGGGATCCTCGAACCCAAAGCCGTGGCGGATGCCATGGACGAGGAAACAGCCGGCATTATGCTGACCAACCCCAATACCCTCGGACTGTTCGAAACGCACATCCGGAAGATCGCCGATGTCGTTCACGGCAAGGGCGGACTGGTGTACAATGACGGCGCCAACATGAATGCCGTGATGGGTCTGATCGATCCCGCCCGCTGCGGTGTGGACGTCATGCACCTCAACCTGCACAAGACCTTCTCCACCCCCCATGGCGGCGGCGGTCCCGGAGCCGGGCCGGTCTGCGTTACCGCAGAACTGGCCGAATTCCTGCCCGCTCCCAGAGTGATCCGGGACGGGGAGCTCTACCGCCTGGAAGGAGCCCGGCCGGAGTCGATCGGTCGATTACATGCATTTCACGGCAATTTCAGCGTGCTGGTCAGAGCCTATGCCTACATCCGCACCATGGGCGCTGAAAATCTGAAAAAAGCCAGTCAACTCGCGGTCCTCAACGCCAACTATCTCAAGGAAAGGCTGAGGGGAGTTCTGCATTTGCCCTACGACCGCCCCTGCATGCACGAATGCGTTTTTTCCGATGCATGGCAACGGAAGCACAGGGTGACGACACTGGACATGGCCAAACGGCTCATCGACCTCGGGTTCCACCCCCCGACCATCTACTTTCCATTGGTGGTACCGGGAGCCATCATGATCGAACCGACGGAAACCGAAAGCAGGGACAACCTGGACCTCTTCGTCGAAGCAATGCAACAGATCGTCCGCGAGGCCGAGGAAAACCCCGAACTCCTGCGGCAGGCACCACAAAAAAGCAAACTGGGTCGACTTGACGAAACCACGGCGGCTCGCAGGCCGAGGCTGTGTGGTTAA
- the gcvPA gene encoding aminomethyl-transferring glycine dehydrogenase subunit GcvPA — MRYLPHTEDEIRAMLEVIGVKSLDDLFRGIPEDYRLQGDLPLPPALDEWQLDRHFRQLADAMAVNQNVQVLIGAGSYHHHIPETVRALAGRGEFLTAYTPYQPEISQGTLQGIFEYQTLTARLLGLDVANASLYDGASALAEALLMGLRITGKKRKVAVSRAIHPHYRQVAKTYLQATEFELVELPFLENGCTDLSALKGEDDLAAVALQSPNFFGVLEDLEGAGDLIHEAGALLIACFTEPLAFGLFKSPGRCGADIACGEGQSFGLPRSFGGAGLGMLACQDKFTRSLPGRLVGETVDVNGRRGFVLTLATREQHIRREKATSNICTNQGLCALTAAMYLASLGGSGLRELARLNYDKSEYLKSELQQVGGKLTFAAPTFNEFVMDFTGDFHPIRQRLMDRKIVAGLELDRFYPELTGHYLFCVTETADKDVLDTVVREVKG; from the coding sequence ATGCGTTACCTGCCGCATACCGAGGACGAGATTCGGGCGATGCTCGAGGTGATTGGCGTGAAAAGTCTCGACGACCTGTTTCGCGGCATTCCCGAGGATTATCGGCTGCAGGGGGATCTGCCCCTGCCTCCGGCCCTAGACGAATGGCAGCTCGACCGTCATTTCCGCCAACTCGCGGATGCCATGGCCGTCAATCAGAACGTCCAGGTCCTGATCGGCGCCGGCAGTTATCATCACCATATTCCGGAAACCGTCCGCGCTCTGGCCGGACGAGGGGAATTTCTCACCGCCTACACCCCCTATCAGCCGGAAATTTCCCAGGGCACCCTGCAGGGGATCTTCGAATACCAGACCCTCACCGCCCGGCTGCTCGGCCTGGACGTGGCCAATGCCTCCTTGTACGACGGCGCTTCGGCCCTGGCCGAAGCCCTGCTGATGGGATTGAGGATCACCGGGAAAAAGAGGAAGGTGGCCGTGTCCCGGGCGATTCATCCCCACTATCGGCAAGTGGCGAAAACCTATCTCCAGGCCACGGAATTTGAACTGGTGGAGCTTCCCTTCCTGGAAAACGGTTGCACCGACCTCTCCGCCCTGAAGGGAGAGGATGACCTTGCGGCGGTCGCGCTGCAGTCGCCCAACTTTTTCGGGGTCCTGGAGGATCTGGAGGGTGCCGGGGACCTCATTCACGAAGCGGGTGCCCTTCTCATCGCCTGTTTCACCGAACCGCTGGCCTTCGGGCTGTTCAAAAGCCCCGGCCGCTGCGGGGCCGACATCGCCTGCGGCGAAGGTCAGAGCTTCGGCCTGCCCCGGTCCTTTGGCGGGGCGGGGCTAGGCATGCTGGCCTGCCAGGACAAATTCACCCGCAGCCTGCCCGGCCGTCTGGTGGGGGAAACCGTCGATGTCAACGGCAGGCGCGGCTTCGTTCTGACCCTGGCCACCCGCGAACAGCACATCCGCCGAGAAAAAGCGACCTCCAATATCTGCACCAACCAGGGCCTCTGCGCCCTGACCGCCGCCATGTACCTGGCATCACTCGGGGGCAGCGGCCTGCGGGAATTGGCCCGGCTCAATTACGACAAGAGCGAGTATCTCAAGAGCGAACTGCAGCAGGTGGGGGGAAAACTGACTTTCGCCGCCCCGACCTTCAATGAATTCGTCATGGATTTCACAGGCGACTTCCATCCAATCCGCCAACGGCTGATGGACAGGAAAATCGTTGCCGGTCTGGAGCTCGACCGGTTCTATCCGGAACTGACAGGGCATTATCTGTTCTGCGTAACCGAAACAGCGGACAAAGACGTTCTGGATACCGTTGTGCGGGAGGTGAAGGGATGA
- the gcvH gene encoding glycine cleavage system protein GcvH: protein MKEPEELTLPDNIRYAEDHEWALLTGDTARIGVSDYAQDQLGDIVYVEMPKIGAALAKGDEFGSLESVKAVSELYMPVSGEVIAVNTILSDSPEAINDDPYGSWIIEVRLADRHEYDQLMSREDYLAMLKE, encoded by the coding sequence ATGAAAGAGCCCGAGGAACTCACCCTGCCCGACAACATCCGCTATGCCGAGGACCACGAATGGGCCCTTCTGACCGGTGATACGGCCAGGATCGGCGTCAGCGACTATGCCCAGGACCAGTTGGGGGATATTGTCTACGTGGAGATGCCGAAGATAGGGGCGGCTCTGGCCAAGGGGGATGAATTCGGCTCGCTGGAGAGCGTCAAGGCGGTGTCCGAACTCTATATGCCCGTGAGCGGCGAGGTGATCGCCGTCAATACGATTCTGTCGGATTCCCCGGAAGCGATCAATGACGATCCCTACGGGAGCTGGATCATCGAAGTCAGGCTGGCCGACAGGCACGAGTACGATCAACTCATGTCCAGGGAAGACTACCTGGCCATGCTGAAGGAATAG
- a CDS encoding aminomethyltransferase family protein, with protein sequence MVSDAKKKSALHGWHVAHGARMAAFAGYDMPLWYPAGARAEHLAPILNVGLFDTSHMAVLLVKGAGARQLLQKCFSRDLERCIGKGQPLLAGRCTYGFFLDDRGHVIDDAILYQLHAEDYMLVANAGMGETLAGHLRRHAGEGETDIRDLTDRVANMAVQGPASARLVRRLIRNPDQFFHRLVYFSFKGGLNENPPDKVEMHDGTPLIIARTGYTGEFGFEFFVSREDYPRVWETVLAAGLEFQALPCGLAARDSLRVGALLPLARHDVGDWPFAANPWLFALPWDDARAEFTKAFIGADALLSLQNVEPTLPFAGFDPRKIAIGPDTQVTDLQGRPLGQVLTCATDMAIDRIEGRIVSIATPAEKGRPENFTPKGLSCGFIRVNRPLEAGKEVELTDGKRRIRVEIREDIRPDRTARRPMAEML encoded by the coding sequence TTGGTTAGCGACGCCAAAAAAAAGTCCGCCCTTCACGGTTGGCACGTGGCCCACGGCGCCCGCATGGCCGCTTTCGCCGGATACGACATGCCCCTCTGGTACCCGGCCGGCGCCCGGGCCGAGCACCTGGCCCCGATTCTGAACGTCGGCCTCTTCGATACCAGTCACATGGCCGTTCTCCTGGTCAAGGGCGCCGGTGCCCGGCAACTGCTCCAAAAATGCTTCAGCCGGGATCTGGAACGCTGCATCGGCAAGGGGCAGCCTCTGCTTGCGGGACGTTGCACCTACGGCTTTTTTCTGGATGATAGAGGACATGTCATCGACGACGCCATCCTGTACCAGTTGCACGCCGAGGACTACATGCTTGTCGCCAATGCCGGGATGGGCGAAACCCTGGCCGGACACCTGCGGCGGCATGCCGGGGAAGGCGAGACGGACATCAGGGATCTCACCGACCGGGTCGCCAACATGGCGGTTCAGGGACCGGCCTCCGCCCGCCTGGTTAGACGTCTCATCCGGAATCCGGACCAATTTTTCCATCGGCTTGTCTATTTCTCCTTCAAGGGCGGATTGAATGAAAATCCTCCCGACAAGGTGGAAATGCACGACGGAACCCCCCTGATCATTGCACGCACAGGATATACCGGGGAGTTCGGTTTCGAGTTCTTCGTGTCACGGGAGGACTACCCCCGTGTATGGGAAACGGTACTGGCCGCAGGCCTGGAATTTCAAGCACTCCCCTGCGGATTGGCGGCCCGGGATTCGCTGCGGGTCGGCGCCCTGCTCCCCCTGGCCCGCCACGACGTGGGCGACTGGCCCTTCGCCGCCAATCCCTGGCTGTTCGCCCTGCCGTGGGATGACGCCAGAGCAGAATTCACCAAGGCGTTTATCGGCGCGGATGCTCTGCTGAGCCTGCAGAATGTGGAGCCGACATTGCCCTTCGCCGGATTCGATCCCCGCAAAATCGCCATTGGGCCCGACACGCAAGTGACCGATCTGCAGGGCCGGCCGCTCGGCCAGGTGCTCACCTGCGCCACGGACATGGCCATCGACCGTATCGAAGGCCGCATCGTCAGCATCGCCACCCCGGCTGAAAAGGGTCGTCCGGAAAATTTCACTCCCAAAGGCCTGTCCTGCGGCTTTATCAGGGTCAATCGCCCGCTTGAAGCGGGTAAAGAGGTGGAGCTGACCGACGGCAAACGCAGAATCCGGGTCGAGATCCGGGAGGATATCCGGCCCGACCGGACGGCGAGGCGGCCGATGGCGGAAATGCTGTAA
- the aceE gene encoding pyruvate dehydrogenase (acetyl-transferring), homodimeric type — MSSYYKDPDPAETRDWLESLEALIEVEGEEKADYLLRRLTEKARALGVTTSPGILTSYSNTLPPDSADRMPADESLVARNVAAYVRWNAMAMVARANQGDRGLGGHIATYSSISAMYEVGFNWFFRGPDAENGADLIYFQGHSSPGVYARAFVEGRLEEEHLDNFRQEVRGRGLSSYPHPWLMPQFWRFPTVSMGLGPIMAIYQARFMKYLDSRGLKPAGDRKVWVFLGDGETDEPEALGAISLASRENLDNLIFVVNCNLQRLDGPVRGNGKIIQELEGRFRGAGWNVIKVIWGTEWDAILQRDTEGLLLRKLGSLVDGDFQTIHARGPKYLREKVFGEDPRLKAMVEDMSDQELWQMSRGGHDPRKVYAAFSAAVRHTGQPTVILVKTVKGFGLGKGAESVMASHGVKKLDPEALKVFRDRFHVPLEDEELEDLPFIRPPEGSPEDRFIKQRRKAQGGPVPLRRTDNIPLSAPPLSAFESILAPSGDREISTTMVYVRLLGALAREESVAERIVPIVPDEARTFGMEGLFRQLGIYAPAGQLYEPQDAEAFAWYKEDPKGQILEEGITEAGSASSWIAAGTAHTHHGLPMIPFYAFYSMFGFQRIGDLLWAAADSRARGFLMGATSGRTTLNGEGLQHQDGQNLLFASAFPTCRAYDPTFAYELVVLIQNGIQRMYEQGEDIFYYITLLNENYSHPAMPQDAEEDIIQGMYLFRQGEEGSPRVQLMGSGAILREVIAAADLLREDFGVQADIWSVLGVNQLHRDGMLQEEWNRLHPDQEPRQSHVEKKLQGHEGPAVLATDYVRAYGEQIRRLVGRPITVLGTDGFGRSDFRPVLRDFFKVDRRHVAVAALKALADQGVLEASTVSEAIAKYEIDPEAGCSVER; from the coding sequence ATGAGCTCTTATTACAAAGATCCTGATCCCGCGGAAACCCGTGACTGGCTGGAGTCTCTCGAAGCCCTGATCGAGGTCGAGGGCGAGGAGAAAGCGGATTATCTGCTGCGTCGCCTAACCGAGAAAGCGCGTGCCCTGGGAGTGACCACATCTCCCGGGATTCTCACCTCCTACAGCAACACCCTGCCGCCGGATTCAGCAGACAGGATGCCGGCCGATGAATCCCTGGTGGCACGGAATGTCGCCGCCTATGTGCGCTGGAACGCCATGGCCATGGTCGCCCGGGCCAATCAAGGGGATCGGGGGCTGGGGGGGCATATCGCCACCTACAGCTCGATTTCGGCCATGTACGAGGTCGGGTTCAACTGGTTTTTCCGGGGACCGGACGCGGAGAACGGTGCCGACCTGATCTATTTCCAGGGACACAGCTCTCCGGGGGTCTATGCCCGCGCTTTTGTCGAGGGCCGGCTGGAAGAGGAGCATCTGGATAATTTTCGCCAGGAAGTCCGGGGGCGGGGACTCTCATCCTATCCCCATCCCTGGCTGATGCCCCAGTTCTGGCGTTTCCCCACCGTCTCCATGGGACTCGGTCCCATCATGGCTATCTACCAGGCCCGCTTTATGAAATATCTCGACAGTCGGGGACTTAAGCCGGCTGGAGACCGAAAGGTGTGGGTGTTCCTGGGCGACGGAGAAACGGACGAGCCGGAAGCCCTTGGCGCCATCTCCCTGGCCTCGCGGGAAAATCTCGACAACCTGATCTTCGTCGTCAACTGCAACCTGCAGCGGCTCGATGGGCCGGTGCGGGGCAACGGCAAGATCATCCAGGAACTGGAAGGAAGATTCCGAGGCGCCGGCTGGAATGTGATCAAGGTGATCTGGGGCACCGAGTGGGACGCGATTCTGCAGCGGGATACCGAAGGGTTGCTGCTGAGGAAGCTGGGCTCCCTGGTCGATGGGGATTTTCAGACGATTCATGCCCGCGGACCCAAATACCTCCGGGAAAAGGTGTTCGGCGAAGATCCCCGGCTCAAGGCCATGGTTGAGGATATGAGCGATCAGGAGCTCTGGCAGATGAGCCGCGGCGGACACGATCCACGAAAGGTCTATGCCGCCTTCTCCGCGGCTGTCCGCCATACCGGACAGCCGACCGTCATCCTGGTCAAAACCGTCAAGGGGTTCGGGCTGGGTAAAGGGGCCGAATCGGTCATGGCCTCCCATGGGGTGAAAAAGCTCGACCCCGAGGCCCTCAAGGTGTTCCGCGACCGCTTCCATGTCCCCCTCGAGGATGAGGAGCTGGAAGACCTGCCCTTCATCCGGCCGCCGGAGGGCAGCCCCGAGGACCGCTTTATCAAACAGCGGCGCAAGGCGCAGGGCGGACCGGTGCCGCTCCGGCGGACCGACAATATCCCCCTGTCCGCTCCGCCTCTGTCCGCCTTCGAGAGTATCCTCGCCCCCTCCGGGGACCGGGAGATCTCCACCACCATGGTTTATGTCCGACTGCTCGGAGCTCTGGCCAGGGAGGAGAGCGTTGCCGAGCGGATCGTGCCGATCGTCCCCGACGAGGCCCGGACCTTCGGCATGGAGGGCCTGTTCCGGCAATTGGGGATCTATGCCCCCGCCGGCCAGCTCTATGAGCCACAGGATGCGGAGGCCTTCGCCTGGTACAAGGAAGATCCGAAGGGCCAGATTCTGGAGGAAGGGATCACCGAAGCGGGCTCGGCCTCGTCCTGGATTGCGGCGGGCACCGCCCATACCCATCATGGCCTGCCGATGATCCCCTTCTACGCCTTTTATTCCATGTTCGGCTTCCAGCGCATCGGGGACCTGCTCTGGGCGGCCGCCGATTCACGGGCCCGCGGTTTTTTGATGGGCGCCACCTCGGGGCGGACCACCCTGAACGGGGAGGGGCTGCAGCATCAGGACGGGCAGAACCTGCTTTTCGCATCGGCCTTTCCCACCTGCCGGGCCTACGATCCGACCTTCGCCTACGAACTCGTGGTGCTGATCCAGAATGGCATCCAGCGGATGTACGAGCAGGGGGAGGATATCTTCTACTACATCACCCTGCTCAACGAAAATTACTCCCATCCGGCGATGCCGCAGGATGCCGAGGAGGACATCATCCAGGGAATGTACCTCTTCAGGCAGGGCGAGGAGGGATCTCCCCGGGTCCAGTTGATGGGCAGCGGGGCGATCCTGCGCGAGGTGATCGCCGCCGCCGACCTCTTGCGGGAGGATTTTGGCGTGCAGGCCGACATCTGGTCGGTGCTCGGCGTCAACCAGCTGCACCGGGACGGCATGCTGCAGGAAGAATGGAACCGCCTCCATCCCGACCAGGAGCCCCGACAGTCCCACGTAGAGAAGAAACTGCAGGGGCACGAGGGCCCGGCGGTTCTCGCCACCGACTACGTTCGGGCCTATGGCGAGCAGATCCGAAGGCTGGTCGGGCGGCCGATAACGGTGCTCGGCACCGATGGTTTCGGCCGCAGTGATTTCCGGCCGGTCCTGCGGGATTTTTTCAAGGTCGATCGTCGACATGTGGCGGTCGCCGCTCTGAAGGCGCTGGCCGACCAGGGGGTTCTTGAGGCCTCCACCGTCAGCGAGGCGATCGCGAAATACGAAATCGACCCCGAGGCAGGGTGCTCGGTGGAGCGTTAG